In one window of Leptospira sp. GIMC2001 DNA:
- a CDS encoding adenylate/guanylate cyclase domain-containing protein: MNSKTIKANNKYELQLQLVEIYKASFKASLAFVFIQDKSLSLELITPFYDYDIEIFGSCSAELIYNEGKSEFAIIALLLDIPKQYFRLKVYNEIINSFEMGNNIADFSLTTFQKPSILILAALKDNSFEIEKLLGGILARDKELKIFGGIASSFGEIENPPFVSSEGFENKGVCVLILDEQKIQINGLAVSGWQELGTPKKVTKSQGRKVFEIEGIAATDFYARYFGFKQNGKGIRKNHIDPDLLAASEFPLLIHNEDGSTVMRIAIQMDFEEKSVSYGGDIPQGSSVRFCSPNTMDTIQHSYEEMSSFRNNIKAEIPDFILMFNCAVRSRSLGSYMNTELKAIHNLWKKPIIGFSSWGEIGNSKNSTCGLHNTVISIVAIRDVTNKIDDLTQSDFPKQEEFLYEPSQENLSELDMKKEIEQLRRDKRILGHFLRLTSDDLDKEETKSSKLLLNILPEETASRLKAGEINISQRVESASVLFADIVGFTSLAAKTDPEDLIAMLNKIFTKFDDLTLSYGIEKIKTIGDAYMVAAGVPNQVDKHADLCVYLGKDMITFMKEFSLQEGLDLKIRIGINSGVVTAGVIGKHKFTYDLWGDTVNLAQRMESNSDPNSILLSENTFQLIQDKSYFISKTIDVKGKGLMEAYLYSML, translated from the coding sequence ACGAATTGCAACTCCAATTAGTTGAAATTTATAAGGCTTCCTTTAAAGCAAGTCTGGCTTTTGTATTTATTCAAGATAAATCCTTAAGCCTGGAGCTTATAACACCATTTTATGATTATGATATTGAAATTTTTGGATCCTGTTCCGCTGAGTTGATTTATAATGAAGGAAAATCAGAATTTGCAATCATCGCTTTACTTTTGGATATTCCAAAGCAATACTTTCGTTTAAAGGTCTATAATGAAATTATCAATTCGTTTGAAATGGGTAATAATATCGCAGATTTTTCTTTAACAACCTTTCAAAAACCATCGATTCTTATTCTTGCTGCACTCAAAGATAACAGTTTCGAAATCGAGAAACTGCTTGGCGGAATACTTGCTCGAGATAAAGAATTAAAAATATTTGGAGGAATTGCAAGTAGTTTTGGTGAAATTGAAAATCCTCCTTTTGTCTCAAGTGAAGGCTTTGAAAATAAAGGTGTTTGCGTATTAATTTTAGATGAACAAAAAATTCAAATCAATGGACTAGCTGTCAGCGGATGGCAAGAATTAGGAACCCCCAAGAAAGTAACAAAGTCACAAGGAAGAAAAGTTTTTGAAATAGAAGGAATTGCAGCCACAGATTTTTATGCCAGATACTTCGGGTTCAAGCAGAATGGAAAAGGAATCAGAAAAAATCATATTGATCCTGATTTGCTTGCTGCAAGTGAATTCCCTTTATTGATTCACAATGAAGATGGATCAACAGTTATGCGAATTGCAATTCAAATGGATTTTGAAGAGAAGTCTGTTTCGTATGGAGGTGACATTCCGCAGGGATCCTCTGTACGCTTCTGTTCACCTAACACAATGGATACAATTCAACATTCATATGAAGAAATGTCATCATTTCGGAATAATATCAAGGCTGAGATACCCGATTTTATACTTATGTTTAATTGTGCTGTTAGATCCAGATCACTTGGTTCTTATATGAATACTGAGCTAAAAGCTATACATAATCTTTGGAAGAAACCGATTATCGGCTTTAGTTCATGGGGAGAAATTGGAAACTCTAAAAATAGTACATGTGGATTACATAATACAGTAATTTCGATTGTAGCTATTAGGGATGTTACCAATAAAATTGATGATCTAACTCAAAGTGATTTTCCTAAGCAGGAGGAATTTTTGTATGAGCCTTCTCAAGAAAATTTAAGTGAACTTGATATGAAAAAAGAAATTGAACAACTCCGAAGAGATAAGAGAATTTTAGGTCATTTTCTACGCTTAACTTCAGACGATTTAGATAAGGAAGAAACCAAATCAAGTAAATTATTATTAAATATTCTTCCGGAAGAAACAGCTAGTCGTTTAAAGGCGGGAGAGATCAATATTTCCCAGCGAGTTGAATCAGCCTCCGTCCTATTTGCGGATATAGTTGGTTTTACATCACTTGCAGCAAAGACAGATCCAGAAGATTTGATTGCAATGCTCAATAAAATATTCACGAAATTCGATGATTTAACATTAAGTTATGGAATCGAAAAAATTAAAACGATCGGAGATGCTTATATGGTTGCGGCTGGAGTTCCAAACCAAGTAGACAAACATGCTGATTTATGTGTTTACTTGGGCAAAGATATGATAACATTCATGAAAGAGTTTTCATTGCAGGAAGGACTGGATCTAAAGATTCGCATTGGAATTAACTCGGGTGTGGTCACTGCGGGTGTGATTGGAAAACATAAGTTTACTTATGATCTCTGGGGAGATACTGTAAATTTAGCACAACGAATGGAATCGAATAGTGATCCGAATTCAATTTTACTATCAGAAAATACTTTTCAGCTGATTCAAGATAAATCGTATTTTATTTCAAAAACCATAGACGTGAAAGGAAAAGGTTTAATGGAGGCTTATTTATATTCAATGTTATAA
- a CDS encoding phosphoenolpyruvate carboxylase → MDKANFSQDRLYQDYQSLNKSLIKVLQDLGEKNLSSLIQDSNQPQDNPSTYPEKTSELLSLSFQLLNMTEENVAAQYRRSVETNQGLATIPGLWGQSISKMINYGLSEEQILDTLRTIHVEPVLTAHPTEAKRATVLEQHRELYLHLVKLENQMWTPYERKEIINDIESVIERLWRTGEIYLKKPDVLSEIRNIEHYLKNVFPNALQLLDTRFKQAWTEAGLSKDKLREPSDYPKVSFGDWVGGDRDGHPFVTSDITKYVLEKFRSISIQLYSDKCIDLTRKISLSDYLQTPPEFLLNAIQDYSSRMGEIGQSCITRNNDEPWRQFVNLIQRRLPLEENVNSVPSEFIYKNSLEFSEDLKLLRKSLEYVHANRLIERDLFPLERLVSSYGFHTATLDIRQNSAYHEKVIEQILKAAGFEDWEYSKWNEEKRLEFLNQELASPRPFLLPDTKLDSESDSLLSAYRVIKKFTDSYGKESIGAFIVSMTRSVSDLLLVYLFLREVGLMELFDSEQLLRYSIPEKSQQSTNLVSAFPIVPLFETIDDLMDSPKILERYISHPLTIRSIHYQKSLAKSIKPIVQVMLGYSDSNKDGGILASQWNLYSAQKKLTKISDSFGVNLRFFHGRGGTISRGGGKNHRFLDALPHSSLTGSVRMTVQGETIAQKYANKINAVYNLELLTATATKVTARHKYRPRKHHPSENLVESIAKRSAEVYAELIHRDNFITYYSQVTPIDVIENSRIGSRPSRRTGKRSIEDLRAIPWVFSWNQARFYLPNWYGAGTALEELKIQSPKDFEILKSDMDEWHFLKYSMLNIETGIYSASPDIMLEYSKLVEDAVLRENFTQSIIQEYDRTKRIVQELFANKTALERRPKMIQTIQMRAKSLKLLHDHQIELLRKWRAIPIQDNTADEREKIIIPLLLTVNAIAGGLRTTG, encoded by the coding sequence AAGATAGATTGTATCAAGATTATCAATCGTTAAACAAAAGTTTAATTAAAGTTCTACAAGATCTAGGTGAAAAGAATTTATCCAGTCTCATACAAGATTCGAATCAACCTCAGGACAATCCTTCTACATATCCAGAAAAAACTTCCGAATTATTAAGTCTTTCTTTTCAGCTATTGAATATGACAGAGGAAAATGTAGCCGCCCAATACCGTCGATCGGTTGAGACGAATCAAGGACTTGCAACAATTCCGGGACTATGGGGACAAAGTATATCTAAGATGATCAATTATGGTCTCAGTGAAGAACAGATTCTGGATACACTAAGAACAATCCATGTCGAACCAGTTCTTACAGCTCATCCAACTGAAGCAAAAAGAGCGACTGTACTTGAACAACACCGTGAACTCTATTTGCATTTGGTTAAATTAGAAAATCAAATGTGGACTCCGTATGAAAGGAAAGAAATTATCAATGATATTGAATCGGTCATTGAAAGATTATGGAGAACTGGCGAAATATATCTGAAGAAACCGGATGTTCTCTCTGAGATTCGGAATATCGAGCATTATCTCAAGAATGTTTTTCCAAATGCTCTACAATTATTGGATACGCGTTTCAAGCAGGCTTGGACAGAAGCTGGACTCTCCAAAGATAAACTTCGAGAACCTAGCGATTATCCTAAAGTCAGTTTTGGAGATTGGGTTGGAGGAGATCGCGATGGTCATCCATTTGTAACTTCTGACATAACAAAATACGTATTGGAAAAATTTCGAAGTATCAGTATTCAATTGTATTCTGATAAATGCATAGATCTAACTCGAAAAATTAGTCTTTCTGATTATTTACAGACCCCACCAGAATTTTTATTGAATGCTATTCAAGATTATTCAAGTCGAATGGGTGAGATTGGTCAATCTTGCATCACCCGAAATAATGACGAACCTTGGAGACAATTTGTCAATTTAATTCAGCGCAGATTACCTCTTGAAGAAAATGTGAATTCTGTTCCATCAGAATTCATTTATAAAAATTCACTCGAATTCTCAGAAGACTTAAAACTTCTTCGTAAATCTTTGGAATATGTTCATGCAAATCGTTTGATAGAAAGAGATCTTTTTCCATTGGAAAGACTTGTATCTTCCTACGGATTCCATACAGCCACTTTGGATATTCGACAAAACTCAGCTTACCATGAAAAGGTGATTGAACAGATTTTGAAGGCTGCAGGATTTGAAGATTGGGAATATAGCAAATGGAATGAAGAAAAAAGATTGGAATTTCTCAATCAGGAGTTGGCAAGTCCCAGACCTTTTCTTTTACCAGATACCAAACTAGATTCCGAATCGGATTCCTTACTTTCCGCTTACCGAGTCATTAAAAAATTTACAGACTCTTATGGAAAAGAATCAATTGGTGCTTTTATTGTTAGTATGACTAGGTCTGTTTCAGATCTACTTTTGGTTTATCTTTTCCTAAGAGAAGTCGGACTTATGGAACTTTTTGATTCCGAACAATTATTACGGTATTCGATTCCAGAGAAAAGCCAGCAATCAACTAATTTGGTTAGTGCTTTTCCCATAGTTCCACTATTCGAGACAATCGATGATCTTATGGATTCTCCTAAAATATTGGAAAGATATATATCTCATCCTTTGACCATTAGAAGCATTCACTATCAAAAGAGTCTTGCAAAATCCATAAAACCTATCGTTCAAGTTATGTTAGGCTATAGTGATTCAAATAAAGATGGAGGAATACTTGCAAGCCAATGGAATTTATATTCTGCACAGAAAAAACTAACCAAAATTTCCGATAGCTTCGGTGTGAATCTTCGATTCTTTCATGGTAGAGGCGGGACAATCAGTAGAGGCGGTGGCAAAAATCATCGTTTCCTTGATGCACTTCCACATTCTAGCCTAACGGGATCTGTACGAATGACTGTTCAAGGTGAAACTATAGCTCAGAAATATGCCAATAAAATCAATGCTGTCTACAATCTGGAACTCCTAACGGCTACAGCTACAAAAGTAACTGCAAGACATAAATACAGACCCAGAAAACATCACCCTTCAGAAAATTTAGTTGAGTCGATTGCGAAAAGATCGGCAGAAGTTTACGCCGAACTGATTCATCGGGATAATTTTATTACTTATTATTCGCAAGTTACTCCAATTGACGTGATCGAGAATAGTAGAATCGGTTCAAGACCAAGTCGTAGAACTGGCAAGCGAAGTATCGAAGATCTAAGAGCAATTCCTTGGGTCTTCAGTTGGAATCAGGCTCGGTTCTATCTACCCAATTGGTATGGAGCTGGAACTGCTCTTGAGGAATTGAAAATTCAATCTCCCAAAGATTTTGAAATATTGAAATCCGATATGGATGAATGGCATTTTCTAAAATATTCTATGCTAAATATAGAGACTGGAATTTATAGTGCTAGCCCAGATATAATGTTAGAATATTCTAAATTAGTAGAAGATGCGGTACTACGCGAAAATTTCACTCAATCCATTATCCAAGAATATGATAGAACCAAAAGAATTGTTCAAGAACTTTTTGCAAATAAAACAGCTCTAGAACGAAGGCCCAAGATGATTCAGACAATTCAAATGCGAGCAAAATCATTGAAATTATTGCATGATCACCAGATTGAGCTGCTCCGCAAATGGAGAGCAATTCCGATCCAAGACAATACTGCAGATGAAAGGGAAAAAATCATCATACCTCTGTTGCTTACAGTCAATGCAATCGCTGGCGGACTGAGAACTACAGGATAA
- a CDS encoding aldo/keto reductase: protein MNLRTASNKDISKLGLGLMGMSEFYGDSNDIESTKTIHYALNQGINFLDTADMYGSGHNEKLLGSAIKSWSGNRDDIFVCTKFGIQRSPTDPKARAINGRPEYVKQACDASLQRLEIETIDLYYQHRVDPTVPIEDTVGAMKDLVEAGKVRYLGLSEASVGTISKALTVHPIAALQSEYSLWSRHLEKEILPYLESKGIRLVAYSPLGRGFLTGSIKDTSTLAENDFRRNNPRFQDKNLDQNLKLIKDLEEIANNLNLSPGQVALSWIISQNKGILPIPGTRKISRIDENLKASAATLDDATIHQLNEIFAAEKVAGFRYAEAVMKNLDL from the coding sequence ATGAATTTACGAACAGCAAGTAATAAAGATATTTCCAAATTAGGTTTAGGACTGATGGGAATGAGCGAATTCTATGGTGATTCGAACGATATAGAAAGTACCAAAACCATACACTACGCTTTGAATCAAGGAATTAACTTTTTAGATACTGCTGATATGTATGGAAGTGGACATAATGAAAAACTTCTAGGTTCTGCAATCAAATCTTGGTCGGGTAATAGAGATGATATTTTCGTATGCACTAAGTTCGGAATTCAGAGATCACCTACCGATCCAAAAGCAAGAGCTATAAATGGAAGACCTGAATATGTTAAGCAAGCTTGCGATGCAAGCTTACAAAGATTAGAAATCGAAACTATAGATTTATATTATCAACACCGAGTGGATCCTACTGTACCGATCGAAGATACTGTTGGCGCCATGAAAGATTTGGTTGAGGCTGGCAAAGTAAGATATCTTGGATTGTCGGAAGCATCAGTTGGAACAATTTCGAAGGCTCTGACCGTTCATCCAATTGCAGCTTTGCAGTCCGAATACTCTTTATGGTCACGCCACTTAGAAAAAGAAATACTTCCTTATTTAGAATCAAAAGGTATCCGTCTTGTCGCGTACAGTCCGTTAGGTCGTGGATTTTTGACAGGCAGTATAAAAGACACATCTACGTTAGCTGAGAATGATTTTCGCAGAAATAACCCTAGATTTCAGGATAAGAATCTAGATCAAAATCTCAAGCTCATCAAAGACTTAGAAGAAATAGCGAACAATTTGAACCTTAGCCCAGGGCAAGTTGCGCTATCTTGGATTATTTCACAGAACAAAGGCATACTTCCCATTCCAGGAACTAGAAAAATATCTCGTATTGATGAGAATCTTAAAGCATCAGCAGCAACACTTGATGATGCCACAATACATCAGCTCAATGAAATTTTTGCCGCTGAGAAAGTTGCAGGATTTCGATACGCCGAAGCTGTAATGAAAAATTTAGATCTCTAG